From the genome of Nicotiana sylvestris chromosome 1, ASM39365v2, whole genome shotgun sequence:
tgtcatggaaccatggattTCCATCACTCTCTttttcaacatgagcacaataagcttgATGCTTATTGGGATAGGATCGATGAACCTCTTGTCGGGGTGTTGTATCGTGACATAAAGTGGCCAACACATCTGCAAACTCGTTTTGAATccttggaacatgtttgaattttATCTCTATAAACCTCTTGATCAGCTCTTGCACACAATACAAATATGGCAATATTTTGGTGTTCTTTGTAGCCCATTCTCCTAGAACCTGATGCACCAAAAGGTTAGAATCTCCAATCACCAGCAATTCgtgaacattcatgtcaatggctaATCGAAGCCCCAAGATACAAGCCTCATGTTttgccatattattggtgcatggAAATCTGAGTTTTGCAGATATCGGATAGTGTTGGAtggtttctgatactaagacaACTCTgatacccactcctttgaagtttgcagctccatcgaagaacattctccaactatCATATGCTTTGGTGATATCTTCTCCTGCAAATGATACCTTCTCATCGGGAAATACATTTTCAATGGTTCGTATTTTCTGTCTACCAAATTTTCTGACAGATGATCTACCAATGCTTTCCCTTTGACTGCCTTCTAAGttacatagataatgtcgaactcactcagcaatatctgccactttgctaacttacctgtgggcatgggtttctggaagatgTATTTTAGCGagtccatccttgatatgagatatgtggtgtatgcacagaaataatgccttaACTTTTGAGGTATCCATGTCAAAGCGTAGCAGGTGTGCTCCAGCAAAGAGTATCgggcttcgtaaggtgtgaatttcttgctcagataaTATATTTCCTGCTCCTTTCTTccagtctcatcatgttgtcccagaacacaaccgaaagctccgtCCAAAACGGACAAGTAAAGAAATagaggtcttcctggttctggtgggactaGAACATGTGGTTTAAATAAAtgctccttgattttgtcaaaggctttctGGCACTCTTCAGTCCAGCCTACtacagcatctttcttcagcatcCTGAAGATCTGCTCACATATCATAGTTGATTGTGCTATGAAGCAGTTGATGTAGTTGAGACGCCCTAAaaagctcatcacatctttcttattCTTCGGAGTTGGCaagtcctggatagctttgacctttgacgggtctaattcaatcccTCAGTGACTAACGATGAATCCTAATAATTTTCCAGCAAGGACTCTGAAGGCGTACTTTGCAGGATTCAATTTCAGATTGTTCCTTCATAGccaatcaaagaatttcctcaacTCTACTATGGGATCTGTGTTTCTTTTGGATTTAATAATGACGTCATCCATGTACACCTTtgtttccttatgtatcatgtcgtggaaaatgattttcatggctctcatgtaagtgactccaacattcttcaaaccaaacggcatcatTTTATAGCAGTACATCCCAC
Proteins encoded in this window:
- the LOC138872600 gene encoding uncharacterized protein, producing MICEQIFRMLKKDAVVGWTEECQKAFDKIKEHLFKPHVLVPPEPGRPLFLYLSVLDGAFGCVLGQHDETGRKEQEIYYLSKKFTPYEARYSLLEHTCYALTWIPQKLRHYFCAYTTYLISRMDSLKYIFQKPMPTGSQRESIGRSSVRKFGRQKIRTIENVFPDEKVSFAGEDITKAYDSWRMFFDGAANFKGVGIRVVLVSETIQHYPISAKLRFPCTNNMAKHEACILGLRLAIDMNVHELLVIGDSNLLVHQVLGEWATKNTKILPYLYCVQELIKRFIEIKFKHVPRIQNEFADVLATLCHDTTPRQEVHRSYPNKHQAYCAHVEKESDGNPWFHDIKEYLAKGEYAEHTTHTQKHTL